Proteins found in one Carassius auratus strain Wakin chromosome 12, ASM336829v1, whole genome shotgun sequence genomic segment:
- the LOC113111428 gene encoding fibroin heavy chain-like isoform X23: MAARVYFSLTAVLLCLIGYLSITHANQRRTTVDGYCPATLTVVPSHRGCTSDEDCPGGHKCCRFDCGPVCVLPVFMKPGKCPIPEMIPLCAEGCFHDGQCPATQKCCPATGGFACSEPRGQGSGQASCQVRGQASGIGQGSVKGGGIGQGSSIGHGIGGVDQGSIKGGSIGQGSNIGRGIGQGSGIGQGSIKGGSIGQGSNIGRGIGQGSIKGGSIGQGSNIGRGIGQGSSIGHGIGGIGQGSGIVQGNSIGRGIGSGTGQGSSIGHGIGQGSSIGRGIGQGSGIGQGSGIGQGNSIGHGIGQGSSIGRGIGQGSGTGQGSSIGYGIGQGSNIGRGIGQGSGIGQGSIKGGSIGQGSNIGRGIGQGSSIGHGFGGIGQGSGTGQGSSIGHGIGQGSSIGRGIGQGSGIGQGSSIGHGIGGIGQGSGIGQGNSIGHGIGQGNSIGHGIGQGNSIGHGIGQGNSIGHGIGQGSSIGRGIGQGSGIGQGSIIGHGIGQGSSIGRGIGQGSGIGQGSIIGYGIGGVRQGSIKGGSIGQGSGIGQGSSIGHGIGGIGQGSGIGQGSSIGHGIGGVGQGRGIGQGPGIGYGVGQGSGVGQGVSQGSVVGQGSSQGTSIGQGVSQGSVVGQGSSQGTSIGQGVSQGSVVGQGRIQGTSIGQDVSQGSVVGQGTSIGQGVSQGSVVGQGSSQGTSIGQGVSQGSGLGQGSGIGQGVSQGSVVGQGTSIGKGVSQGSVVGQGRIQGTSIGQGVSQGSVVGQGSSQGTSIGQGVSQGSGRGQGSGISQGVSQGSVVGQGSSQGTVIGQGVGQGSGRGQGSGIGQGVSQGSVVGQGSSQGTSIGKGVSQGSVVGQGSSQGTSIGQGVGQGSVVGQGSSQGTSIGQGVSQGSVVGQGSSQGTSIGQGVSQGSVVGQGSSQGISIGQGVSQGSVVGQGTSIGQGVSQGSVVGQGSSQGTSIGQGVSQGSGLGQGSGIGQGVSQGSVVGQGSSQGTSIGQGVSQGSGLGQGSGIGQGVSQGSVVGQGSSQGTSIGQDVSQGSVVGQGTSIGKGVSQGSVVGQGRIQGTSIGQGVSQGSVVGQGSSQGTSIGQDVSQGSVVGQGTSIGKGVSQGSVVGQGRIQGTSIGQGVGQGSGVGQGVGQGSGVGQGVGQGSGVGQGSSQGISIGQGVGQGSGVGQGVGQGSGVGQGVGQGSGVGQGVGQGTSIGQGVSQGSVVGQGSSQGTSIGQDVSQGSVVGHGTSIGKGVSQGSVVGQGRIQGTSIGQGVGQGSGVGQGVGQGSGVGQGVGQGSGVGQGVGQGSGVGQGVGQGSGVGQGSSQGISIGQGVGQGGGVGQGVGQGGGVGQGVGQGGGRGQGSGIGQGVGQGGGRGQGSGIGQGVGQGSSQGPGIGHGVGQGSGVGQGVGQGSVVGQGSSQGTSIGQGVSQGSVVGQGSSQGTSIGQGVSQGSGRGQGSGISQGVSQGSVVGQGSSQGTSIGKGVSQGSVVGQGSSQGTSIGQGVSQGSVVGQGSSQGTSIGQGVGQGSVVGQGSVVGQGSGVGQGVGQGSGVGQGVGQGSGVGQGVGQGSGVGQGVGQGSGVGQGVGQGSGVGQGSGVGQGVGQGSGRGQGVGQGSGRGQGVGQGSGRGQGSGIGQGVGQGSSQGSGIGQGVSQGSVVGQGSVVGQGSSQGTGIGQGSGLGQGSGIGQGVDQGSGIGQGSNQGSGIGHGMGQGSGQGQGVGQGSGRAQGSGVAQGVGQDSVVGQDSVVDQGVGQDSVVGQDSVVDQGVGQDSLVGQGSSQGTGIGHCVGQGNSQGSSIGQES; the protein is encoded by the exons ATGGCCGCTCGAGTGTATTTCTCATTGACtgctgttttattgtgtttgatCGGATACTTGAGCATAACTCATGCTAATCAAAGACGAACCACAG TGGATGGTTACTGTCCGGCGACGCTGACGGTCGTGCCATCCCATCGAGGATGTACCTCTGATGAAGACTGCCCTGGAGGACACAAATGCTGTCGATTTGACTGTGGTCCTGTTTGTGTGCTGCCTGTTTTCA TGAAGCCAGGGAAATGCCCCATACCGGAGATGATTCCACTGTGTGCTGAAGGTTGTTtccatgatggccagtgtcctgccacaCAGAAATGTTGCCCCGCCACTGGtggctttgcatgcagtgaaccacgtggtcagggaagcggtcaggcaAGTTGTCAAGTAAGGGGCCAGGCAAGTGGCATTGGCCAGGGCAGTGTCAAGGGAGGTGGCATTGGCCAGGGCAGCAGTATTGGTCATGGTATTGGTGGCGTTGACCAAGGCAGCATCAAGGGAGGCAGCATTGGCCAGGGAAGTAATATTGGTCGTGGcattggccagggaagtggaATTGGCCAGGGCAGCATCAAGGGAGGCAGCATTGGCCAGGGAAGTAATATTGGTCGTGGCATTGGCCAGGGCAGCATCAAGGGAGGCAGCATTGGCCAGGGAAGTAATATTGGTCGTGGCATTGGCCAGGGCAGCAGTATTGGTCACGGTATTGGCGGcattggccagggaagtggaATTGTCCAGGGCAACAGTATTGGTCGTGGCATTGGAAGTGGAACTGGCCAGGGCAGCAGTATTGGTCACGGCATTGGCCAGGGAAGTAGTATTGGTCGTGGcattggccagggaagcggaattGGCCAGGGAAGTGGAATTGGCCAGGGCAACAGTATTGGTCACGGCATTGGCCAGGGAAGTAGTATTGGTCGTGGcattggccagggaagtggaACTGGCCAGGGCAGCAGTATTGGTTACGGCATTGGACAGGGAAGTAATATTGGTCGTGGcattggccagggaagtggaATTGGCCAGGGCAGCATCAAGGGAGGCAGCATTGGCCAGGGAAGTAATATTGGTCGTGGCATTGGCCAGGGCAGCAGTATTGGTCACGGTTTTGGCGGcattggccagggaagtggaACTGGCCAGGGCAGCAGTATTGGTCACGGCATTGGCCAGGGAAGTAGTATTGGTCGTGGcattggccagggaagcggaattGGCCAGGGTAGTAGTATTGGTCACGGTATTGGCGGcattggccagggaagtggaATTGGCCAGGGCAACAGTATTGGTCACGGCATTGGCCAGGGCAACAGTATTGGTCACGGCATTGGCCAGGGCAACAGTATTGGTCACGGCATTGGCCAGGGCAACAGTATTGGTCACGGCATTGGCCAGGGAAGTAGTATTGGTCGTGGcattggccagggaagcggaattGGCCAGGGCAGCATTATTGGTCACGGCATTGGCCAGGGAAGTAGTATTGGTCGTGGcattggccagggaagcggaattGGCCAGGGCAGCATTATTGGTTACGGTATTGGCGGTGTTCGTCAGGGGAGCATCAAGGGAGGCAGCATTGGACAGGGAAGTGGAATTGGCCAGGGTAGTAGTATTGGTCACGGTATTGGCGGcattggccagggaagtggaATTGGCCAGGGTAGTAGTATTGGCCACGGTATTGGTGGCGTCGGCCAGGGCAGGGGAATTGGCCAGGGCCCCGGTATTGGTTATGGTGTGGGCCAGGGCAGTGGAGTTGGCCAAGGTGTGAGCCAGGGCAGCGTTGTTGGCCAGGGCAGCAGTCAGGGCACCAGTATTGGCCAAGGTGTGAGCCAGGGCAGCGTTGTTGGCCAGGGCAGCAGTCAGGGCACCAGTATTGGCCAAGGTGTGAGCCAGGGCAGCGTTGTTGGCCAGGGCAGGATTCAGGGCACCAGTATTGGCCAAGATGTGAGCCAGGGCAGCGTTGTTGGCCAGGGCACCAGTATTGGCCAAGGTGTGAGCCAGGGCAGCGTTGTTGGCCAGGGCAGCAGTCAGGGCACCAGTATTGGCCAAGGTGTGAGCCAGGGCAGCGGACTGGGCCAGGGCAGTGGAATTGGCCAAGGTGTTAGCCAGGGCAGCGTTGTTGGCCAGGGCACCAGTATTGGCAAAGGTGTGAGCCAGGGCAGCGTTGTTGGCCAGGGCAGGATTCAGGGCACCAGtattggccaag GTGTGAGCCAGGGCAGCGTTGTTGGCCAGGGCAGCAGTCAGGGCACCAGTATTGGCCAAGGTGTGAGCCAGGGCAGCGGACGGGGCCAGGGCAGTGGAATTAGCCAAGGTGTTAGCCAGGGCAGCGTTGTTGGCCAGGGCAGCAGTCAGGGCACGGTCattggccaaggtgtgggccagggTAGCGGACGGGGCCAGGGCAGTGGAATTGGCCAAGGTGTTAGCCAGGGCAGTGTTGTTGGCCAGGGCAGCAGTCAGGGCACCAGTATTGGCAAAGGTGTTAGCCAGGGCAGCGTTGTTGGCCAGGGCAGCAGTCAGGGCACCAGTATTGGCCAAG gtgtgggccagggcaGCGTTGTTGGCCAGGGCAGCAGTCAGGGCACCAGTATTGGCCAAGGTGTGAGCCAGGGCAGCGTTGTTGGCCAGGGCAGCAGTCAGGGCACCAGTATTGGCCAAG GTGTGAGCCAGGGCAGCGTTGTTGGCCAGGGCAGCAGTCAGGGCATCAGTATTGGCCAAGGTGTGAGCCAGGGCAGCGTTGTTGGCCAGGGCACCAGTATTGGCCAAGGTGTGAGCCAGGGCAGCGTTGTTGGCCAGGGCAGCAGTCAGGGCACCAGTATTGGCCAAGGTGTGAGCCAGGGCAGCGGACTGGGCCAGGGCAGTGGAATTGGCCAAG GTGTGAGCCAGGGCAGCGTTGTTGGCCAGGGCAGCAGTCAGGGCACCAGTATTGGCCAAGGTGTGAGCCAGGGCAGCGGACTGGGCCAGGGCAGTGGAATTGGCCAAGGTGTTAGCCAGGGCAGCGTTGTTGGCCAGGGCAGCAGTCAGGGCACCAGTATTGGCCAAGATGTGAGCCAGGGCAGCGTTGTTGGCCAGGGCACCAGTATTGGCAAAGGTGTGAGCCAGGGCAGCGTTGTTGGCCAGGGCAGGATTCAGGGCACCAGTATTGGCCAAGGTGTGAGCCAGGGCAGCGTTGTTGGCCAGGGCAGCAGTCAGGGCACCAGTATTGGCCAAGATGTGAGCCAGGGCAGCGTTGTTGGCCAGGGCACCAGTATTGGCAAAGGTGTGAGCCAGGGCAGCGTTGTTGGCCAGGGCAGGATTCAGGGCACCAGtattggccaaggtgtgggccagggcagcggagttggccaaggtgtgggccagggcagcggagttggccaaggtgtgggccagggcaGCGGAGTTGGCCAGGGCAGCAGTCAGGGCATCAGtattggccaaggtgtgggccagggcagcggagttggccaaggtgtgggccagggcagcggagttggccaaggtgtgggccagggcagcggagttggccaaggtgtgggccagggcaCCAGTATTGGCCAAGGTGTGAGCCAGGGCAGCGTTGTTGGCCAGGGCAGCAGTCAGGGCACCAGTATTGGCCAAGATGTGAGCCAGGGCAGCGTTGTTGGCCATGGCACCAGTATTGGCAAAGGTGTGAGCCAGGGCAGCGTTGTTGGCCAGGGCAGGATTCAGGGCACCAGtattggccaaggtgtgggccagggcagcggagttggccaaggtgtgggccagggcagcggagttggccaaggtgtgggccagggcagcggagttggccaaggtgtgggccagggcagcggagttggccaaggtgtgggccagggcaGCGGAGTTGGCCAGGGCAGCAGTCAGGGCATCAGtattggccaaggtgtgggccagggcggcggagttggccaaggtgtgggccagggcggcggagttggccaag GTGTGGGTCAGGGCGGCGGacggggccagggaagcggaattGGCCAAGGTGTGGGTCAGGGCGGCGGacggggccagggaagcggaattGGCCAAGGTGTGGGTCAGGGAAGCAGCCAGGGCCCCGGTATTGGTCATGGTGTGGGCCAGGGCAGTGgagttggccaaggtgtgggccagggcaGCGTTGTTGGCCAGGGCAGCAGTCAGGGCACCAGTATTGGCCAAGGTGTGAGCCAGGGCAGCGTTGTTGGCCAGGGCAGCAGTCAGGGCACCAGTATTGGCCAAGGTGTGAGCCAGGGCAGCGGACGGGGCCAGGGCAGTGGAATTAGCCAAGGTGTTAGCCAGGGCAGCGTTGTTGGCCAGGGCAGCAGTCAGGGCACCAGTATTGGCAAAGGTGTTAGCCAGGGCAGCGTTGTTGGCCAGGGCAGCAGTCAGGGCACCAGTATTGGCCAAGGTGTTAGCCAGGGCAGCGTTGTTGGCCAGGGCAGCAGTCAGGGCACCAGtattggccaaggtgtgggccagggcaGCGTTGTGGGCCAGGGCAGCGTTGTGGGCCAGGGCAGCGGAGTTGGCCAAGGCGTGGGCCAGGGCAGCGGAGTTGGCCAAGGCGTGGGCCAGGGCAGCGGAGTTGGCCAAGGCGTGGGCCAGGGCAGCGGAGTTGGCCAAGGCGTGGGCCAGGGCAGCGGAGTTGGCCAAGGCGTGGGCCAGGGCAGCGGAGTTGGCCAAGGCAGCGgagttggccaaggtgtgggTCAGGGCAGCGGACGGGGCCAGGGTGTGGGTCAGGGCAGCGGACGGGGCCAGGGTGTGGGTCAGGGCAGCGGACGaggccagggaagcggaattGGCCAAGGTGTGGGTCAGGGAAGCAGCCAGGGCAGCGGTATTGGCCAAGGTGTGAGTCAGGGCAGCGTTGTTGGTCAGGGCAGCGTTGTGGGCCAGGGAAGCAGCCAGGGTACTGGTATCGGCCAGGGTAGTGGACTAGGTCAGGGCAGTGGAATTGGCCAAGGTGTGGACCAGGGCAGTGGAATTGGCCAGGGAAGCAACCAGGGCTCCGGTATTGGTCATGGTATGGGCCAGGGAAGTGGACAGggccaaggtgtgggccagggcaGTGGACGGGCCCAGGGCAGTGGTGTTGCTCAAGGTGTGGGCCAGGATAGCGTTGTGGGCCAGGATAGCGTAGTGGATCAAGGTGTGGGTCAAGATAGCGTAGTGGGCCAGGATAGCGTAGTGGATCAAGGTGTGGGCCAGGATAGCCTAGTGGGCCAAGGTAGCAGCCAGGGCACCGGAATTGGTCATTGTGTTGGCCAGGGAAACAGCCAGGGCAGCAGTATAGGCCAGGAAAGTTAA
- the LOC113111428 gene encoding fibroin heavy chain-like isoform X18: protein MAARVYFSLTAVLLCLIGYLSITHANQRRTTVDGYCPATLTVVPSHRGCTSDEDCPGGHKCCRFDCGPVCVLPVFMKPGKCPIPEMIPLCAEGCFHDGQCPATQKCCPATGGFACSEPRGQGSGQASCQVRGQASGIGQGSVKGGGIGQGSSIGHGIGGVDQGSIKGGSIGQGSNIGRGIGQGSGIGQGSIKGGSIGQGSNIGRGIGQGSIKGGSIGQGSNIGRGIGQGSSIGHGIGGIGQGSGIVQGNSIGRGIGSGTGQGSSIGHGIGQGSSIGRGIGQGSGIGQGSGIGQGNSIGHGIGQGSSIGRGIGQGSGTGQGSSIGYGIGQGSNIGRGIGQGSGIGQGSIKGGSIGQGSNIGRGIGQGSSIGHGFGGIGQGSGTGQGSSIGHGIGQGSSIGRGIGQGSGIGQGSSIGHGIGGIGQGSGIGQGNSIGHGIGQGNSIGHGIGQGNSIGHGIGQGNSIGHGIGQGSSIGRGIGQGSGIGQGSIIGHGIGQGSSIGRGIGQGSGIGQGSIIGYGIGGVRQGSIKGGSIGQGSGIGQGSSIGHGIGGIGQGSGIGQGSSIGHGIGGVGQGRGIGQGPGIGYGVGQGSGVGQGVSQGSVVGQGSSQGTSIGQGVSQGSVVGQGSSQGTSIGQGVSQGSVVGQGRIQGTSIGQDVSQGSVVGQGTSIGQGVSQGSVVGQGSSQGTSIGQGVSQGSGLGQGSGIGQGVSQGSVVGQGSSQGTSIGQGVSQGSVVGQGSSQGTVIGQGVGQGSGRGQGSGIGQGVSQGSVVGQGSSQGTSIGKGVSQGSVVGQGSSQGTSIGQGVGQGSVVGQGSSQGTSIGQGVSQGSVVGQGSSQGTSIGQGVSQGSVVGQGSSQGISIGQGVSQGSVVGQGTSIGQGVSQGSVVGQGSSQGTSIGQGVSQGSGLGQGSGIGQGVSQGSVVGQGSSQGTSIGQDVSQGSVVGQGTSIGKGVSQGSVVGQGRIQGTSIGQGVGQGSGVGQGVGQGTSIGQGVSQGSVVGQGSSQGTSIGQGVSQGSGLGQGSGIGQGVSQGSVVGQGSSQGTSIGQDVSQGSVVGQGTSIGKGVSQGSVVGQGRIQGTSIGQGVSQGSVVGQGSSQGTSIGQDVSQGSVVGQGTSIGKGVSQGSVVGQGRIQGTSIGQGVGQGSGVGQGVGQGSGVGQGVGQGSGVGQGSSQGISIGQGVGQGSGVGQGVGQGSGVGQGVGQGSGVGQGVGQGTSIGQGVSQGSVVGQGSSQGTSIGQDVSQGSVVGHGTSIGKGVSQGSVVGQGRIQGTSIGQGVGQGSGVGQGVGQGSGVGQGVGQGSGVGQGVGQGSGVGQGVGQGSGVGQGSSQGISIGQGVGQGGGVGQGVGQGGGVGQGVGQGGGRGQGSGIGQGVGQGGGRGQGSGIGQGVGQGSSQGPGIGHGVGQGSGVGQGVGQGSVVGQGSSQGTSIGQGVSQGSVVGQGSSQGTSIGQGVSQGSGRGQGSGISQGVSQGSVVGQGSSQGTSIGKGVSQGSVVGQGSSQGTSIGQGVSQGSVVGQGSSQGTSIGQGVGQGSVVGQGSVVGQGSGVGQGVGQGSGVGQGVGQGSGVGQGVGQGSGVGQGVGQGSGVGQGVGQGSGVGQGSGVGQGVGQGSGRGQGVGQGSGRGQGVGQGSGRGQGSGIGQGVGQGSSQGSGIGQGVSQGSVVGQGSVVGQGSSQGTGIGQGSGLGQGSGIGQGVDQGSGIGQGSNQGSGIGHGMGQGSGQGQGVGQGSGRAQGSGVAQGVGQDSVVGQDSVVDQGVGQDSVVGQDSVVDQGVGQDSLVGQGSSQGTGIGHCVGQGNSQGSSIGQES from the exons ATGGCCGCTCGAGTGTATTTCTCATTGACtgctgttttattgtgtttgatCGGATACTTGAGCATAACTCATGCTAATCAAAGACGAACCACAG TGGATGGTTACTGTCCGGCGACGCTGACGGTCGTGCCATCCCATCGAGGATGTACCTCTGATGAAGACTGCCCTGGAGGACACAAATGCTGTCGATTTGACTGTGGTCCTGTTTGTGTGCTGCCTGTTTTCA TGAAGCCAGGGAAATGCCCCATACCGGAGATGATTCCACTGTGTGCTGAAGGTTGTTtccatgatggccagtgtcctgccacaCAGAAATGTTGCCCCGCCACTGGtggctttgcatgcagtgaaccacgtggtcagggaagcggtcaggcaAGTTGTCAAGTAAGGGGCCAGGCAAGTGGCATTGGCCAGGGCAGTGTCAAGGGAGGTGGCATTGGCCAGGGCAGCAGTATTGGTCATGGTATTGGTGGCGTTGACCAAGGCAGCATCAAGGGAGGCAGCATTGGCCAGGGAAGTAATATTGGTCGTGGcattggccagggaagtggaATTGGCCAGGGCAGCATCAAGGGAGGCAGCATTGGCCAGGGAAGTAATATTGGTCGTGGCATTGGCCAGGGCAGCATCAAGGGAGGCAGCATTGGCCAGGGAAGTAATATTGGTCGTGGCATTGGCCAGGGCAGCAGTATTGGTCACGGTATTGGCGGcattggccagggaagtggaATTGTCCAGGGCAACAGTATTGGTCGTGGCATTGGAAGTGGAACTGGCCAGGGCAGCAGTATTGGTCACGGCATTGGCCAGGGAAGTAGTATTGGTCGTGGcattggccagggaagcggaattGGCCAGGGAAGTGGAATTGGCCAGGGCAACAGTATTGGTCACGGCATTGGCCAGGGAAGTAGTATTGGTCGTGGcattggccagggaagtggaACTGGCCAGGGCAGCAGTATTGGTTACGGCATTGGACAGGGAAGTAATATTGGTCGTGGcattggccagggaagtggaATTGGCCAGGGCAGCATCAAGGGAGGCAGCATTGGCCAGGGAAGTAATATTGGTCGTGGCATTGGCCAGGGCAGCAGTATTGGTCACGGTTTTGGCGGcattggccagggaagtggaACTGGCCAGGGCAGCAGTATTGGTCACGGCATTGGCCAGGGAAGTAGTATTGGTCGTGGcattggccagggaagcggaattGGCCAGGGTAGTAGTATTGGTCACGGTATTGGCGGcattggccagggaagtggaATTGGCCAGGGCAACAGTATTGGTCACGGCATTGGCCAGGGCAACAGTATTGGTCACGGCATTGGCCAGGGCAACAGTATTGGTCACGGCATTGGCCAGGGCAACAGTATTGGTCACGGCATTGGCCAGGGAAGTAGTATTGGTCGTGGcattggccagggaagcggaattGGCCAGGGCAGCATTATTGGTCACGGCATTGGCCAGGGAAGTAGTATTGGTCGTGGcattggccagggaagcggaattGGCCAGGGCAGCATTATTGGTTACGGTATTGGCGGTGTTCGTCAGGGGAGCATCAAGGGAGGCAGCATTGGACAGGGAAGTGGAATTGGCCAGGGTAGTAGTATTGGTCACGGTATTGGCGGcattggccagggaagtggaATTGGCCAGGGTAGTAGTATTGGCCACGGTATTGGTGGCGTCGGCCAGGGCAGGGGAATTGGCCAGGGCCCCGGTATTGGTTATGGTGTGGGCCAGGGCAGTGGAGTTGGCCAAGGTGTGAGCCAGGGCAGCGTTGTTGGCCAGGGCAGCAGTCAGGGCACCAGTATTGGCCAAGGTGTGAGCCAGGGCAGCGTTGTTGGCCAGGGCAGCAGTCAGGGCACCAGTATTGGCCAAGGTGTGAGCCAGGGCAGCGTTGTTGGCCAGGGCAGGATTCAGGGCACCAGTATTGGCCAAGATGTGAGCCAGGGCAGCGTTGTTGGCCAGGGCACCAGTATTGGCCAAGGTGTGAGCCAGGGCAGCGTTGTTGGCCAGGGCAGCAGTCAGGGCACCAGTATTGGCCAAGGTGTGAGCCAGGGCAGCGGACTGGGCCAGGGCAGTGGAATTGGCCAAG GTGTGAGCCAGGGCAGCGTTGTTGGCCAGGGCAGCAGTCAGGGCACCAGTATTGGCCAAG GTGTTAGCCAGGGCAGCGTTGTTGGCCAGGGCAGCAGTCAGGGCACGGTCattggccaaggtgtgggccagggTAGCGGACGGGGCCAGGGCAGTGGAATTGGCCAAGGTGTTAGCCAGGGCAGTGTTGTTGGCCAGGGCAGCAGTCAGGGCACCAGTATTGGCAAAGGTGTTAGCCAGGGCAGCGTTGTTGGCCAGGGCAGCAGTCAGGGCACCAGTATTGGCCAAG gtgtgggccagggcaGCGTTGTTGGCCAGGGCAGCAGTCAGGGCACCAGTATTGGCCAAGGTGTGAGCCAGGGCAGCGTTGTTGGCCAGGGCAGCAGTCAGGGCACCAGTATTGGCCAAG GTGTGAGCCAGGGCAGCGTTGTTGGCCAGGGCAGCAGTCAGGGCATCAGTATTGGCCAAGGTGTGAGCCAGGGCAGCGTTGTTGGCCAGGGCACCAGTATTGGCCAAGGTGTGAGCCAGGGCAGCGTTGTTGGCCAGGGCAGCAGTCAGGGCACCAGTATTGGCCAAGGTGTGAGCCAGGGCAGCGGACTGGGCCAGGGCAGTGGAATTGGCCAAGGTGTTAGCCAGGGCAGCGTTGTTGGCCAGGGCAGCAGTCAGGGCACCAGTATTGGCCAAGATGTGAGCCAGGGCAGCGTTGTTGGCCAGGGCACCAGTATTGGCAAAGGTGTGAGCCAGGGCAGCGTTGTTGGCCAGGGCAGGATTCAGGGCACCAGtattggccaaggtgtgggccagggcagcggagttggccaaggtgtgggccagggcaCCAGTATTGGCCAAGGTGTGAGCCAGGGCAGCGTTGTTGGCCAGGGCAGCAGTCAGGGCACCAGTATTGGCCAAGGTGTGAGCCAGGGCAGCGGACTGGGCCAGGGCAGTGGAATTGGCCAAGGTGTTAGCCAGGGCAGCGTTGTTGGCCAGGGCAGCAGTCAGGGCACCAGTATTGGCCAAGATGTGAGCCAGGGCAGCGTTGTTGGCCAGGGCACCAGTATTGGCAAAGGTGTGAGCCAGGGCAGCGTTGTTGGCCAGGGCAGGATTCAGGGCACCAGTATTGGCCAAGGTGTGAGCCAGGGCAGCGTTGTTGGCCAGGGCAGCAGTCAGGGCACCAGTATTGGCCAAGATGTGAGCCAGGGCAGCGTTGTTGGCCAGGGCACCAGTATTGGCAAAGGTGTGAGCCAGGGCAGCGTTGTTGGCCAGGGCAGGATTCAGGGCACCAGtattggccaaggtgtgggccagggcagcggagttggccaaggtgtgggccagggcagcggagttggccaaggtgtgggccagggcaGCGGAGTTGGCCAGGGCAGCAGTCAGGGCATCAGtattggccaaggtgtgggccagggcagcggagttggccaaggtgtgggccagggcagcggagttggccaaggtgtgggccagggcagcggagttggccaaggtgtgggccagggcaCCAGTATTGGCCAAGGTGTGAGCCAGGGCAGCGTTGTTGGCCAGGGCAGCAGTCAGGGCACCAGTATTGGCCAAGATGTGAGCCAGGGCAGCGTTGTTGGCCATGGCACCAGTATTGGCAAAGGTGTGAGCCAGGGCAGCGTTGTTGGCCAGGGCAGGATTCAGGGCACCAGtattggccaaggtgtgggccagggcagcggagttggccaaggtgtgggccagggcagcggagttggccaaggtgtgggccagggcagcggagttggccaaggtgtgggccagggcagcggagttggccaaggtgtgggccagggcaGCGGAGTTGGCCAGGGCAGCAGTCAGGGCATCAGtattggccaaggtgtgggccagggcggcggagttggccaaggtgtgggccagggcggcggagttggccaag GTGTGGGTCAGGGCGGCGGacggggccagggaagcggaattGGCCAAGGTGTGGGTCAGGGCGGCGGacggggccagggaagcggaattGGCCAAGGTGTGGGTCAGGGAAGCAGCCAGGGCCCCGGTATTGGTCATGGTGTGGGCCAGGGCAGTGgagttggccaaggtgtgggccagggcaGCGTTGTTGGCCAGGGCAGCAGTCAGGGCACCAGTATTGGCCAAGGTGTGAGCCAGGGCAGCGTTGTTGGCCAGGGCAGCAGTCAGGGCACCAGTATTGGCCAAGGTGTGAGCCAGGGCAGCGGACGGGGCCAGGGCAGTGGAATTAGCCAAGGTGTTAGCCAGGGCAGCGTTGTTGGCCAGGGCAGCAGTCAGGGCACCAGTATTGGCAAAGGTGTTAGCCAGGGCAGCGTTGTTGGCCAGGGCAGCAGTCAGGGCACCAGTATTGGCCAAGGTGTTAGCCAGGGCAGCGTTGTTGGCCAGGGCAGCAGTCAGGGCACCAGtattggccaaggtgtgggccagggcaGCGTTGTGGGCCAGGGCAGCGTTGTGGGCCAGGGCAGCGGAGTTGGCCAAGGCGTGGGCCAGGGCAGCGGAGTTGGCCAAGGCGTGGGCCAGGGCAGCGGAGTTGGCCAAGGCGTGGGCCAGGGCAGCGGAGTTGGCCAAGGCGTGGGCCAGGGCAGCGGAGTTGGCCAAGGCGTGGGCCAGGGCAGCGGAGTTGGCCAAGGCAGCGgagttggccaaggtgtgggTCAGGGCAGCGGACGGGGCCAGGGTGTGGGTCAGGGCAGCGGACGGGGCCAGGGTGTGGGTCAGGGCAGCGGACGaggccagggaagcggaattGGCCAAGGTGTGGGTCAGGGAAGCAGCCAGGGCAGCGGTATTGGCCAAGGTGTGAGTCAGGGCAGCGTTGTTGGTCAGGGCAGCGTTGTGGGCCAGGGAAGCAGCCAGGGTACTGGTATCGGCCAGGGTAGTGGACTAGGTCAGGGCAGTGGAATTGGCCAAGGTGTGGACCAGGGCAGTGGAATTGGCCAGGGAAGCAACCAGGGCTCCGGTATTGGTCATGGTATGGGCCAGGGAAGTGGACAGggccaaggtgtgggccagggcaGTGGACGGGCCCAGGGCAGTGGTGTTGCTCAAGGTGTGGGCCAGGATAGCGTTGTGGGCCAGGATAGCGTAGTGGATCAAGGTGTGGGTCAAGATAGCGTAGTGGGCCAGGATAGCGTAGTGGATCAAGGTGTGGGCCAGGATAGCCTAGTGGGCCAAGGTAGCAGCCAGGGCACCGGAATTGGTCATTGTGTTGGCCAGGGAAACAGCCAGGGCAGCAGTATAGGCCAGGAAAGTTAA